The following are encoded together in the Mycolicibacterium arabiense genome:
- a CDS encoding GNAT family N-acetyltransferase, whose amino-acid sequence MTDKTGAPVTVSEEPGRFTIAVDGRTVGLADYHDRGGQRVFPHTEVEPEFEGRGLGTILVAEALRVTREEGLRIVPSCSMVAHYVQKHPEYADITD is encoded by the coding sequence ATGACCGACAAGACCGGCGCACCAGTCACGGTCTCCGAGGAGCCCGGCCGGTTCACCATCGCAGTGGACGGCCGCACGGTAGGCCTCGCCGACTACCACGACCGCGGCGGTCAGCGCGTCTTTCCCCACACCGAGGTCGAGCCGGAGTTCGAGGGCCGCGGCCTTGGCACGATCCTGGTCGCCGAGGCGCTACGGGTTACCCGCGAGGAGGGTCTGCGCATCGTGCCGTCGTGCTCGATGGTGGCGCACTACGTCCAGAAGCACCCGGAGTACGCGGACATCACCGACTGA
- a CDS encoding sensor domain-containing protein — protein sequence MNRICAGRAQNSVLLWNARSNAESPRTFVTLGDDEIDAAADVSATDDSPAELSLAGNESADERYRRLLEHSPDAICVHQHGRLVYVNKAGLRWMRADSADQMIGHMITAFVNPESVPAMLSRIAGLRRQGDISEPSEATMLRFDGTRLDVEAVSVLTVWSGEPAYQVIFRDVSAQKAVESALRYQAALVQHVSDAIIATTTDGEVTSWNPAAETIYRRSADEVMRRPVTEAVGAELDPQKVLDLGGVATMTHYDVGGRMLTVRVSAAAMDDGYVLLCTDQTALRRAEQHFETVVASLDEGVLVLDHTGRILSVNPAVKRLLGVTADHLVVGYRELRRAWSEHWEYLAYDAEGAPIKSISEPPVLQTLRDGTPFTGEALNMNAADGQARWLAVSTCRLNPEEGERSAVLISFRDISASRSATERFAHQALHDPLTGLPNRTFLLDSVQRLRDHGQLAAVLFIDLDDLKGVNDSLGHDAGDVVIQAAAQRLRGAVRKDDVVCRFAGDEFIVLLVGPFQPGELPAVTERIQTMLAEPVLVAGFAVQMGASVGVVETGADDDRDGATLLRVADRAMYAAKAQRRRTVVFSTSAKPTPGGQLSR from the coding sequence GCGGCGGACGTCAGCGCTACCGATGACTCTCCCGCGGAGCTGTCCCTAGCCGGTAACGAGTCCGCCGACGAGCGTTATCGACGGCTGCTCGAACACAGCCCTGATGCGATTTGCGTGCATCAGCACGGTCGTCTGGTCTACGTCAACAAGGCCGGCTTGCGCTGGATGCGAGCAGATTCCGCCGACCAGATGATCGGTCACATGATCACGGCGTTCGTGAATCCCGAGTCGGTGCCCGCCATGCTGTCGCGCATCGCCGGGCTGCGCCGTCAGGGCGACATCTCCGAGCCGTCCGAGGCCACGATGCTGCGCTTCGACGGGACCCGCCTCGACGTCGAAGCGGTGTCGGTGCTGACGGTGTGGAGCGGTGAACCCGCCTACCAGGTGATCTTCCGCGACGTGTCGGCGCAGAAGGCCGTCGAGTCTGCGCTGCGCTACCAGGCGGCGTTGGTCCAGCACGTGAGCGACGCGATCATCGCCACGACCACCGACGGCGAAGTTACGAGCTGGAACCCCGCCGCCGAGACGATCTACCGGCGCTCGGCCGACGAAGTCATGCGCCGGCCGGTCACGGAAGCCGTTGGCGCCGAACTCGATCCGCAGAAGGTCCTCGACCTGGGCGGCGTGGCGACCATGACGCACTACGACGTCGGCGGCCGCATGCTGACCGTGCGCGTCTCGGCCGCGGCGATGGACGACGGCTACGTCCTGCTCTGCACCGACCAGACGGCGTTGCGGCGTGCCGAGCAGCACTTCGAGACGGTGGTGGCCTCACTCGACGAGGGCGTGCTGGTACTCGACCACACCGGCCGCATCCTGTCGGTGAATCCCGCCGTGAAGCGTCTGCTCGGGGTCACGGCCGACCACCTCGTGGTGGGCTATCGCGAGTTGAGGCGCGCGTGGTCGGAACACTGGGAGTACCTCGCCTACGACGCGGAGGGTGCGCCGATCAAGTCGATCTCCGAGCCGCCGGTGTTGCAGACGCTGCGCGACGGCACGCCGTTCACCGGTGAGGCGCTCAACATGAATGCCGCGGACGGCCAGGCCCGCTGGCTGGCCGTCAGCACCTGTCGGCTGAACCCCGAGGAGGGGGAGCGGTCTGCGGTGCTGATTTCGTTCCGCGACATCTCGGCCAGCCGATCGGCGACCGAACGCTTCGCTCACCAGGCACTGCACGATCCGCTGACCGGCCTCCCCAATCGCACGTTCCTGCTTGACAGCGTGCAACGGCTGCGAGATCACGGCCAATTGGCCGCCGTGCTGTTCATCGACCTCGACGACCTCAAGGGCGTCAACGACTCGCTGGGCCACGACGCCGGCGACGTCGTCATTCAGGCAGCGGCGCAACGATTGCGGGGAGCGGTGCGCAAGGACGACGTGGTGTGCCGCTTCGCAGGCGACGAGTTCATCGTGTTGCTGGTCGGCCCGTTCCAGCCGGGTGAACTGCCGGCGGTGACCGAGCGCATCCAGACGATGCTGGCCGAGCCGGTGCTGGTCGCGGGTTTCGCCGTCCAGATGGGAGCCAGTGTCGGAGTCGTCGAGACCGGCGCCGACGACGACCGAGATGGCGCGACGCTCCTGCGCGTTGCCGACCGCGCGATGTATGCCGCCAAGGCACAGCGCCGTCGCACCGTGGTGTTCTCCACCAGTGCGAAGCCGACGCCGGGTGGTCAGCTCAGTCGGTGA